The following are from one region of the Salicibibacter kimchii genome:
- a CDS encoding universal stress protein: MFNYKNILVCVDGEQFSYDTFNQACTFALEQDAKLYITTIVDPKPYASMVRFDSKIMQRVEQRASESLQAYKQSAEEKGIADAETILEVGTPKVRITRHIVPDYNIDLIMAGETRGRKPERVMTGSISKGIAKRATCDVILVKSSGEMVAKV, encoded by the coding sequence TTGTTTAATTATAAGAACATTCTCGTCTGTGTCGACGGAGAACAATTTTCATATGATACATTCAACCAAGCTTGCACGTTTGCATTGGAGCAAGATGCAAAACTTTATATTACGACTATAGTCGACCCAAAACCATATGCCTCCATGGTTAGGTTTGATTCAAAAATTATGCAAAGGGTAGAACAGCGAGCTTCTGAAAGCTTGCAAGCGTATAAACAGTCAGCAGAGGAAAAAGGAATTGCCGATGCCGAAACAATTCTTGAAGTTGGGACGCCGAAGGTGAGAATTACTCGCCATATTGTCCCTGATTATAATATCGATCTTATTATGGCCGGTGAAACGCGTGGAAGAAAACCGGAACGTGTAATGACCGGAAGTATTTCAAAAGGGATCGCCAAACGAGCGACTTGTGATGTCATCCTGGTGAAAAGCAGCGGGGAAATGGTTGCCAAAGTCTGA
- a CDS encoding ABC transporter ATP-binding protein, giving the protein MKTAIEMKDVRKTYGKDIVAIDDLSLTVGEGTIYALLGPNGSGKTTTVRVLTSLAVADEGDIFLFGKNLKTNLLRNWVGCVAQASGVDPMGTGRENLMLQGRIHGLKGKDLKNRVEEMLERFNLQKDASRLSMKYSGGMKRKLDLAMGLIHHPKLLFLDEPTTGLDPEAREDLWKTIRQLQTKEGLTVILTTHYMEEADELSDRVAFMNEGRIVAEGTAEELKNKLGGDTLSIQCTNNAQADRAKEILKVFYQVTRDEDTLYVHSKQGAEELPKILKILESDQTEVRSASVSRPALGDVYLMYTGRALREETKQ; this is encoded by the coding sequence ATGAAAACAGCCATTGAAATGAAAGATGTCCGCAAAACGTATGGCAAGGACATTGTCGCTATCGATGATCTCTCGCTTACCGTGGGAGAAGGGACGATTTATGCATTACTTGGCCCGAATGGTTCAGGGAAAACGACGACAGTGCGGGTCCTCACATCACTTGCTGTCGCGGATGAAGGAGACATCTTTCTTTTCGGTAAAAATCTGAAAACAAACCTTTTAAGAAATTGGGTAGGATGTGTCGCTCAAGCATCAGGCGTAGATCCAATGGGCACCGGCAGAGAAAACTTAATGTTGCAGGGGAGGATCCATGGGTTAAAGGGAAAGGATCTAAAGAATCGTGTAGAAGAGATGCTCGAGCGTTTTAACCTTCAAAAAGATGCGAGCCGTCTCAGCATGAAATATTCCGGCGGGATGAAGAGAAAGCTCGACCTTGCTATGGGCCTTATTCATCATCCGAAGCTGCTTTTTCTTGATGAACCGACGACCGGCCTAGACCCCGAAGCTAGAGAAGATTTATGGAAAACGATCCGGCAATTGCAGACAAAAGAGGGCTTGACCGTGATTTTGACTACACATTATATGGAAGAAGCTGACGAACTTTCAGATCGTGTCGCTTTTATGAACGAAGGCAGAATCGTAGCGGAAGGAACAGCCGAAGAGCTGAAAAATAAACTTGGGGGCGACACGCTCTCGATTCAATGCACTAACAACGCGCAAGCTGATCGCGCAAAAGAAATTTTAAAAGTGTTCTACCAGGTTACACGCGACGAAGATACGTTATATGTGCACTCGAAACAAGGAGCAGAAGAACTGCCGAAAATTTTAAAAATATTAGAAAGCGACCAAACAGAAGTCCGTTCAGCATCGGTTTCCAGACCTGCGCTTGGGGATGTTTATCTCATGTACACAGGCAGGGCACTGAGGGAGGAGACGAAGCAATGA
- a CDS encoding N-acetylmuramoyl-L-alanine amidase family protein — MQKQKLVIKGTAIFILSIASVGGLSEQKADANVSGETIVIDAGHGGHDSGAYANGLYEKELVYDVAHRTEQRLSEVGAEVIMTREGDSFVELIDRANIANDSGADSFVSIHANAHSDPGVSGTETFHHPSDNDGETLASDLQDNMVEEFGSNDRGVKSGDFSVLRNTDMPAALAELGFVTNKGEAETMKTDHFRNKAANALYQGLHEYH, encoded by the coding sequence ATGCAGAAACAAAAACTAGTGATAAAAGGGACGGCCATTTTTATTTTAAGTATTGCAAGTGTTGGCGGTTTATCTGAGCAAAAGGCTGATGCAAATGTTTCCGGAGAAACAATTGTCATTGATGCAGGGCACGGAGGCCATGATAGTGGCGCTTACGCCAATGGCCTTTATGAAAAAGAACTTGTGTATGACGTCGCCCATCGTACAGAGCAGCGGCTTTCAGAAGTAGGAGCGGAAGTGATTATGACCCGCGAAGGTGACAGTTTTGTTGAGCTTATAGATCGAGCAAATATAGCAAATGATAGCGGAGCCGATTCATTTGTCAGTATCCATGCAAATGCACATTCTGATCCAGGGGTAAGTGGCACGGAAACGTTTCATCATCCATCGGACAATGACGGCGAGACATTGGCTTCCGATCTGCAAGATAATATGGTTGAAGAATTCGGAAGCAACGATCGAGGGGTGAAATCTGGTGATTTCAGCGTTCTCCGCAACACGGACATGCCTGCTGCTCTAGCGGAGTTAGGATTTGTGACCAATAAGGGAGAAGCAGAGACGATGAAAACCGATCATTTTCGAAACAAAGCGGCGAATGCGCTCTATCAGGGGCTGCATGAATATCACTAA
- a CDS encoding phenylacetaldoxime dehydratase family protein: MWHEVSVLQPEDLDLEYVNCHPKTGFLPYVDVHETPDRVTGKSRITVPSDTA, from the coding sequence TTGTGGCATGAAGTATCCGTGCTGCAACCGGAAGATTTGGATTTGGAATACGTTAATTGCCATCCAAAGACAGGTTTTCTGCCTTACGTTGACGTCCATGAAACACCCGATCGGGTGACAGGAAAAAGCCGTATTACTGTTCCCAGCGATACGGCCTGA
- a CDS encoding UbiD family decarboxylase, with protein MYRSLEECVLDLEQQGELVRIREEVDPYLEMAAIHRRVYQESGPAVLFENVKGSRYRAVSNLFGTPARSKYMFRKTWDGVHDVIAMRDDPMSALKHPLKNVGTGFSAMKALPMRLTSVNMSKLEEMNISDLPMIQSWPGDGGAFVTLPQVYTEDPGNPGIMNANVGMYRAQLNGNDYVPDEEIGMHYQIHRGIGVHHTKAKEKGEPLKVSIFIGGPPAHTLAAVMPLPEGLSEMLFAGLLSGRRFRHSYEDGYVISHDADFVITGEVYPEDTKPEGPFGDHLGYYSLKHLFPVLRVHKVYGKPDAIWPFTVVGRPPQEDTSFGEIIHQLTGKAVTQELPGVKEVHAVDAAGVHPLLFAIGSERYTPFENVKKPMELLTIANRILGFGQLSLAKYLWITAEDDVSINIHDEFGFMQYILERIDLHRDLHFQTNTTIDTLDYSGTGLNSGSKVILAAYGDKKRELCRQVPAGMGKMKRLKNPKLVMPGVVAIEINAYQNEQKATEDINAMIDEIADNTDMSACPLVIVCDDSDFLSKTKENFLWATFTRSNPSHDMHGVNAFIENKHWGCDTMVIDARIKPHHAPPLIEDEEVEAKIERFFENGRFVGDKV; from the coding sequence ATGTATAGAAGTTTGGAAGAATGCGTACTCGATTTAGAGCAGCAGGGCGAACTTGTGCGAATTCGTGAAGAGGTCGATCCTTATTTGGAAATGGCCGCTATCCATCGCCGCGTTTATCAAGAGAGTGGGCCTGCCGTCTTATTTGAAAATGTGAAAGGTTCAAGGTATCGCGCCGTATCAAACTTATTCGGAACGCCGGCGCGAAGTAAATACATGTTCCGCAAAACGTGGGACGGTGTGCATGATGTGATCGCCATGCGTGATGATCCGATGAGCGCGCTTAAGCATCCGTTGAAAAATGTGGGCACCGGATTTTCAGCAATGAAAGCATTGCCGATGCGCTTAACGAGCGTGAACATGTCTAAACTGGAAGAAATGAATATTTCTGATTTACCGATGATACAGTCCTGGCCGGGAGATGGCGGTGCATTCGTGACATTGCCGCAAGTGTATACTGAAGATCCGGGCAACCCGGGGATCATGAACGCAAATGTGGGCATGTACCGGGCACAGCTGAATGGGAATGACTATGTGCCGGACGAAGAGATCGGTATGCATTACCAGATTCACCGCGGCATAGGCGTACATCATACGAAAGCGAAAGAAAAAGGGGAACCGTTAAAAGTCAGTATTTTTATTGGCGGCCCCCCGGCTCACACGTTGGCTGCTGTTATGCCGCTTCCTGAAGGTTTAAGCGAAATGTTGTTTGCAGGCCTTCTATCAGGGCGCCGATTTCGCCATAGTTATGAGGACGGTTATGTGATTAGTCACGATGCGGATTTTGTCATCACCGGAGAGGTTTACCCCGAGGATACGAAGCCGGAAGGTCCGTTTGGCGACCACCTCGGCTACTATAGTTTGAAACATTTATTCCCGGTTTTACGTGTACATAAAGTATATGGGAAACCGGACGCGATATGGCCGTTTACCGTTGTGGGACGCCCGCCGCAAGAAGATACGAGCTTTGGTGAGATTATCCATCAATTGACCGGAAAAGCGGTCACGCAAGAGCTTCCGGGTGTAAAAGAGGTTCATGCCGTTGACGCTGCCGGAGTGCATCCATTGCTATTTGCAATCGGAAGCGAGCGGTATACGCCTTTTGAAAACGTAAAAAAACCGATGGAACTGTTAACCATTGCCAATCGCATTCTCGGCTTCGGCCAATTGAGCCTGGCGAAATATCTATGGATCACCGCCGAAGATGATGTTTCGATTAACATACATGACGAATTCGGTTTCATGCAATACATTTTGGAACGGATCGATCTTCATCGCGACCTTCATTTCCAGACGAACACAACGATCGATACGCTTGATTATTCGGGGACAGGCCTGAACAGCGGAAGCAAAGTGATTTTGGCTGCTTACGGAGATAAGAAACGTGAACTATGCCGTCAAGTTCCTGCCGGCATGGGAAAAATGAAGCGTTTGAAAAACCCGAAACTTGTCATGCCCGGTGTGGTAGCAATTGAAATAAACGCCTATCAAAATGAACAGAAAGCGACAGAGGACATAAACGCGATGATCGACGAGATCGCTGATAACACTGACATGTCCGCATGTCCACTCGTCATCGTTTGCGATGACAGTGACTTTCTCAGTAAAACCAAAGAAAATTTTCTTTGGGCAACATTTACACGTAGCAATCCCTCGCATGACATGCATGGGGTCAATGCTTTTATTGAAAACAAACATTGGGGTTGTGACACGATGGTCATCGACGCGCGCATCAAACCGCACCATGCCCCGCCGCTCATCGAAGACGAAGAAGTGGAAGCCAAGATCGAGCGTTTTTTTGAAAACGGCCGGTTCGTCGGGGATAAAGTTTAG
- a CDS encoding ABC transporter permease, with protein sequence MKLITDIWWVFIRYLRSIMRSPFIILMTVVQPVLWMFLFGQVFSSMAELPGFGGNSYMDFLGPGIVMMSTMMAGAYAGMGIISDYRDGVLDRFLISPIHRSSLLLGGLLQDALTMTLQALIMIGVAMLLGTQFSGGLSGILLLILIAVVLGLVMGALSMSVGLIVRQEKSLTAAVGFTQLPLLFLSGLFMPLDLVPGWIETAAAFNPLNWAVEAGREVVGTQTDGGLAFQYGSYLLVMFIISCLLVLGAFRVYQRSL encoded by the coding sequence ATGAAATTAATCACGGATATATGGTGGGTATTTATCCGTTATCTAAGAAGTATTATGCGCTCTCCCTTTATTATATTGATGACCGTCGTCCAGCCGGTGTTATGGATGTTTCTCTTCGGGCAAGTTTTCTCAAGTATGGCTGAACTCCCGGGATTTGGCGGGAACTCGTACATGGATTTTCTCGGCCCGGGTATCGTCATGATGAGCACGATGATGGCAGGGGCCTACGCCGGTATGGGCATCATCAGTGATTATCGTGATGGCGTGCTCGATCGGTTTCTGATTTCACCGATTCATCGGTCGTCATTATTGTTGGGAGGCCTGCTACAAGATGCATTAACGATGACCTTGCAAGCACTGATTATGATAGGTGTTGCCATGCTTCTAGGTACACAATTTTCCGGCGGGCTATCAGGGATCCTTCTGCTCATATTGATCGCTGTTGTACTCGGCCTGGTTATGGGAGCGTTGTCGATGTCCGTTGGGCTAATCGTCCGACAAGAAAAGAGCCTGACAGCTGCTGTTGGATTTACGCAATTGCCGTTGTTATTTTTATCAGGCTTGTTCATGCCGCTGGATCTCGTGCCGGGGTGGATAGAAACAGCGGCCGCCTTTAATCCCTTGAATTGGGCCGTTGAAGCAGGACGGGAAGTGGTAGGAACCCAGACGGATGGGGGACTTGCTTTTCAATACGGCAGTTATTTGCTCGTAATGTTCATCATTTCGTGTTTGCTCGTTCTCGGCGCGTTTCGCGTTTATCAGCGATCGTTATAA
- a CDS encoding arsinothricin resistance N-acetyltransferase ArsN1 family A, translating into MIQTRHAKEEDLPEILDIYNQGIHDRIATLDTDEKDMPMMEAWFREREETSPVVIAEKQDTIVGWASLLPFSSRYVYRKVATLSVYVTRQERGNGIGKLLLSAIEAAAKDAALHKIVLFSLPSNKQGHRLYASAGYREVGVMKEQGMMDGEYIDIVVMEKII; encoded by the coding sequence TTGATACAAACACGACATGCGAAAGAAGAAGATCTGCCTGAGATTTTGGACATCTACAACCAAGGCATTCATGATCGTATTGCTACGCTGGATACAGATGAAAAAGATATGCCCATGATGGAAGCCTGGTTCCGTGAGCGTGAGGAAACATCACCGGTAGTGATCGCTGAAAAGCAAGACACCATCGTAGGATGGGCGTCCTTACTTCCATTTTCTTCACGATATGTTTATCGGAAGGTTGCAACGTTATCGGTTTATGTTACTCGACAGGAACGAGGAAATGGTATCGGAAAATTATTATTAAGTGCGATCGAAGCAGCGGCAAAAGACGCTGCGCTTCATAAAATTGTTTTATTTTCATTGCCGTCTAATAAACAAGGGCATCGGCTATATGCGTCAGCCGGATACAGGGAAGTCGGAGTCATGAAGGAACAGGGCATGATGGACGGGGAATATATCGATATTGTAGTTATGGAAAAAATAATATAG
- a CDS encoding ABC transporter ATP-binding protein — protein sequence MSLLSVRNLTKRFGKFTALDGVDIDVKEGEIYGFIGPNGAGKSTTIRVLLGILKATKGEAKIFGKDAWADAVDIHKRIAYVPGDVNLWPNLTGGEVIDLFVKLRGANHQNKREELIEKFNLDPTKKCRTYSKGNRQKVALVAAFASEADLYILDEPTAGLDPLMEQVFQEYVLDMKNKGKSVLLSSHILSEVEKLCDHVGIIREGKIIETGTLKELRHLTRTNVFVETKEPIPSLDNHEGVYDIEAQGQALSFQVDAEELDSVIKHISQFGIVKLESAPPTLEDLFMRHYEQKDESDVGGGS from the coding sequence ATGAGTCTATTAAGCGTACGCAATTTAACAAAAAGATTTGGGAAATTCACCGCATTGGATGGCGTCGATATCGATGTGAAAGAAGGAGAAATTTACGGGTTTATTGGCCCGAACGGTGCGGGCAAATCGACGACTATTCGTGTGCTTCTCGGCATTTTAAAGGCGACAAAAGGCGAGGCAAAGATCTTTGGAAAAGATGCTTGGGCGGATGCCGTTGACATCCATAAGCGTATTGCATATGTGCCGGGAGATGTGAATTTGTGGCCAAATTTAACCGGCGGTGAAGTGATCGACCTGTTTGTGAAATTACGCGGCGCAAACCACCAGAACAAACGGGAAGAATTGATTGAAAAATTTAATTTGGATCCTACAAAAAAATGCCGAACATACTCCAAAGGGAATCGCCAAAAGGTCGCGTTAGTGGCAGCATTCGCATCCGAGGCAGACCTTTATATTTTGGATGAACCGACAGCCGGGCTTGACCCTCTCATGGAGCAAGTATTTCAAGAATACGTCCTGGATATGAAAAACAAAGGCAAGAGCGTTTTGCTGTCCAGCCATATTCTGTCAGAAGTAGAAAAGTTATGCGACCACGTCGGTATTATTCGCGAAGGAAAAATTATTGAAACAGGGACGCTTAAGGAGCTTCGTCATTTAACGAGAACCAATGTGTTCGTGGAGACAAAAGAACCGATCCCATCTTTAGACAACCACGAAGGCGTTTATGACATCGAAGCGCAAGGGCAGGCACTTTCCTTTCAAGTCGACGCCGAAGAACTGGACAGTGTGATCAAACATATCAGCCAATTTGGCATCGTGAAATTGGAAAGTGCACCGCCGACATTGGAAGATTTATTTATGCGCCATTACGAGCAAAAAGATGAATCCGATGTCGGAGGTGGATCTTGA
- the purU gene encoding formyltetrahydrofolate deformylase, whose amino-acid sequence MEPTNQNKHQAFQQDQKNRGRLLITCPDQRGIVAAVSQFLATHQANIIESSQYSTNPEGGDFFIRIEFECPDLDSKKTLLQEEFETIAQRFSMEWTLSFVHDLKRAAIFVSKELHCLRELLLEWENEDLVMDIPLVVSNHPEAKNFVESFGIPFVHIPANKNNRQEAEQQQLKLLEEHDIDVIILARYMQILTPAFVETYSEKIINIHHSFLPAFVGAKPYDRAFDRGVKLIGATSHYVTNDLDEGPIIEQDIKRVSHRDQVEDLKKNGRIIERSVLVRAVRWHVDDRIIVHDNKTIIF is encoded by the coding sequence ATGGAACCAACCAATCAAAATAAGCATCAAGCGTTTCAACAGGATCAAAAAAATCGGGGACGCCTTCTCATTACTTGCCCGGATCAGCGTGGTATTGTGGCAGCCGTTTCTCAATTTTTAGCGACTCATCAAGCAAACATCATTGAATCCAGCCAGTACTCCACAAATCCGGAAGGCGGCGATTTTTTTATCCGGATTGAATTCGAATGTCCGGATCTCGACTCGAAAAAGACGTTGTTGCAGGAGGAATTCGAGACCATTGCTCAACGGTTTTCGATGGAGTGGACGCTATCTTTTGTGCATGATTTAAAAAGAGCGGCGATCTTTGTATCCAAGGAACTCCACTGTTTGCGCGAGTTGCTTTTGGAGTGGGAGAACGAAGATTTGGTGATGGACATCCCGCTTGTTGTTAGCAATCATCCGGAAGCGAAAAATTTTGTGGAATCGTTCGGCATCCCTTTCGTCCATATTCCGGCAAATAAAAACAATCGGCAAGAAGCTGAACAACAACAACTCAAGCTATTGGAAGAACATGATATTGATGTCATCATACTCGCCCGCTATATGCAAATTTTGACGCCGGCGTTTGTCGAGACTTATTCTGAAAAAATCATCAATATTCACCATTCCTTTTTACCCGCATTTGTAGGTGCGAAACCGTATGACCGCGCATTCGATCGAGGGGTGAAACTTATTGGCGCCACCTCCCATTATGTTACCAATGACCTTGACGAAGGCCCAATCATTGAGCAAGACATCAAACGCGTAAGCCACCGCGATCAGGTGGAAGATTTGAAAAAGAACGGCCGGATCATCGAAAGGAGCGTTCTCGTCCGGGCGGTAAGATGGCATGTTGATGACAGAATTATTGTCCATGATAATAAAACGATCATATTTTAA
- a CDS encoding TetR/AcrR family transcriptional regulator, with the protein MNEAFKNLDETKKNRIRNAALQAFAENGYEQASTNTIIKNAGIGKGMLFHYFNNKKDLYEYLIDYALNVIWYEYIVLIDMNESDFIKRLKDIAGIKAAYFDKYPNVNNFIGTVLFNDEEQLPEELKTRLANFREIGNELFYKNIDKNLFRDDVDVEKAFNLIRWAIEGYQNELIQQFKGTKIANVDLQPYWDEFYEYLDVLKTSFYKDREDVR; encoded by the coding sequence ATGAATGAAGCCTTTAAAAACCTTGATGAAACGAAGAAAAATCGAATAAGGAATGCCGCCCTTCAAGCGTTCGCCGAAAACGGATATGAGCAAGCTTCTACGAATACAATCATCAAAAATGCCGGTATCGGCAAGGGAATGCTTTTTCACTATTTTAATAATAAAAAAGACCTTTATGAATATCTTATCGATTACGCCTTAAACGTTATTTGGTATGAGTATATCGTTCTTATTGACATGAATGAATCAGATTTCATCAAAAGGTTGAAAGATATCGCGGGGATTAAAGCGGCGTATTTCGATAAATATCCGAATGTCAATAATTTTATAGGAACCGTACTTTTTAATGATGAAGAGCAATTGCCGGAAGAATTGAAAACCCGGTTGGCGAATTTTCGAGAAATCGGAAATGAACTATTTTATAAAAATATTGATAAAAATTTATTTCGTGATGATGTCGATGTAGAAAAAGCATTCAATCTTATACGCTGGGCGATCGAGGGGTACCAAAATGAATTAATACAACAATTTAAGGGCACAAAGATTGCAAACGTAGATTTACAACCTTATTGGGATGAGTTCTATGAATACTTGGACGTGTTAAAAACAAGTTTTTATAAAGACCGGGAGGATGTGCGATGA
- a CDS encoding MerR family transcriptional regulator, which translates to MYTIGKLSKKTGVTVRTLDYYDEIGLLKPQSATEGGHRLYGEEEVMRLEQILALKYLGFSLEKIQSVLHESAHTWEEALSEQLLIVKDQKKRLDELEQSLSAVLYSIRIEDEVHWPLIFGAMRLFQQDKEEITRVLDRYLDPAQQEKMLSVDLDEKKKQEWTTLILEIRDHLHVSPDSDIAQQLADRWLEGAYNMFDGDEEFLGNAWEAITEESDGIMFYPMTREVVTFITEAIQAKEAKENEDNENSH; encoded by the coding sequence ATGTACACGATTGGAAAACTTTCAAAAAAGACCGGCGTAACAGTAAGAACGCTTGATTATTATGACGAAATCGGGTTGTTGAAACCACAAAGTGCAACCGAAGGCGGGCATCGTCTATACGGAGAGGAAGAGGTCATGCGCCTGGAACAAATTCTGGCTTTGAAATACTTGGGTTTTTCATTAGAAAAAATTCAATCAGTTTTACATGAGTCTGCGCACACGTGGGAAGAAGCGTTGTCCGAGCAGCTATTGATAGTTAAAGACCAGAAGAAACGACTAGACGAGTTGGAGCAATCACTCTCGGCTGTGCTGTATTCGATTCGAATTGAAGATGAAGTGCATTGGCCGTTAATTTTTGGGGCCATGCGACTGTTTCAGCAAGACAAGGAGGAAATAACGCGAGTGCTTGATCGCTATTTAGATCCGGCACAGCAGGAAAAGATGCTTTCGGTGGACCTTGATGAGAAGAAAAAGCAAGAATGGACGACGCTCATCCTTGAAATTCGAGATCATTTGCATGTATCTCCGGACTCCGACATTGCGCAACAATTGGCAGATCGCTGGTTGGAGGGTGCATACAACATGTTTGATGGGGATGAAGAATTTTTAGGCAATGCATGGGAAGCAATCACTGAAGAGAGCGACGGTATCATGTTTTATCCGATGACAAGAGAAGTCGTTACGTTTATTACAGAAGCCATACAAGCAAAAGAAGCAAAGGAGAATGAGGATAATGAAAACAGCCATTGA
- a CDS encoding ABC transporter permease — protein sequence MASLLKNTASLVRLIVRRDRLRIPLWLIGITFFTLIVPIAFTDLYSSQEERDGMAETMENPAMTAMVGPGDLENYTIGAMTAHQMLLLTTVVVGLMSILLVTRHTRADEEDGRIEMIRSLPVGRLSNLNATLFVVGTTNVILALLNGFGLYALGIESMDLEGSLLYGAALGAAGICFAGVTVLFAQLSQNSRNTIGLSIAVLLIVYLIRAVGDVSNDTLSWFSPLNWVTRTEVYANNYWWPIFMLIGFSILLFIIANYLNAIRDLEAGFFPAKPGRRTASFFLQHPFGLALKLQRTGIIAWAIGMFVMGAAYGSVLGDLETFFEGNEMMEQMLVEEEGYTLTEQFIPMLMIVMGLLATVPPVMAMLKLHGEEKKNRIEHVLSRAVSRTRLMGSYLVIAIVNGFVMLSLTGIGLWSTGTVSMEEGLDFVTIYGAALVYYPAMLVMIGIAVLLVGFIPKITSVVWFYIFYSFIVLYMGGLLDFPEWIANLSPFGHTPQLPVDEMAWMPMIVLTILAVGLIIAGFIGYQKRDIHG from the coding sequence ATGGCATCTCTACTGAAAAATACCGCTTCTCTTGTCAGGTTGATCGTAAGAAGGGACCGCCTCCGGATTCCTTTATGGTTGATCGGTATTACCTTCTTTACTTTAATTGTGCCGATCGCTTTTACTGACCTTTATTCGTCCCAAGAAGAACGGGACGGGATGGCAGAAACGATGGAAAATCCCGCGATGACGGCTATGGTCGGCCCGGGTGATTTGGAAAATTATACAATTGGCGCCATGACCGCACATCAAATGCTCCTGCTTACCACGGTCGTCGTTGGACTGATGAGCATTCTGCTGGTGACTCGCCATACACGGGCAGATGAAGAAGACGGGCGTATCGAAATGATTCGTTCGTTGCCGGTCGGCCGGCTTTCCAATTTAAACGCGACTTTATTTGTTGTGGGCACAACGAATGTGATTCTGGCGCTCCTCAACGGTTTTGGCTTGTATGCCTTAGGGATTGAAAGCATGGATCTTGAAGGTTCCTTACTTTACGGTGCTGCTTTGGGGGCTGCCGGCATTTGTTTTGCAGGCGTAACCGTCCTATTCGCCCAGCTTTCTCAGAATTCCCGCAATACCATCGGTTTGTCCATTGCCGTGTTGCTTATTGTCTATCTTATCCGCGCGGTCGGTGATGTCAGCAACGACACATTGTCTTGGTTTTCTCCTTTAAATTGGGTGACGAGAACAGAGGTGTATGCAAATAACTACTGGTGGCCGATTTTCATGTTGATTGGATTTTCGATCCTTTTATTTATCATCGCAAACTATTTGAATGCCATCCGTGACTTGGAAGCAGGCTTTTTCCCGGCAAAACCTGGGCGAAGAACCGCCTCTTTCTTTTTACAACATCCATTCGGCCTTGCCTTAAAGCTGCAACGGACCGGCATAATCGCATGGGCTATCGGCATGTTCGTCATGGGCGCTGCTTATGGCTCTGTTTTAGGTGATTTGGAAACTTTCTTTGAAGGCAATGAAATGATGGAGCAAATGCTCGTGGAAGAGGAAGGCTACACGCTAACAGAACAGTTCATTCCGATGCTCATGATTGTTATGGGGCTGCTTGCCACGGTGCCACCTGTCATGGCTATGCTTAAACTTCATGGGGAGGAGAAAAAGAACCGTATAGAGCATGTACTGAGCCGAGCGGTTTCGCGGACAAGGTTAATGGGCAGTTATTTGGTCATCGCGATCGTAAACGGGTTTGTCATGCTTTCACTGACCGGCATAGGTCTTTGGAGCACGGGCACGGTTTCTATGGAAGAAGGATTGGATTTCGTGACGATTTACGGGGCCGCGCTGGTCTACTATCCGGCCATGCTTGTCATGATTGGAATTGCCGTGTTGCTCGTTGGGTTTATTCCAAAAATAACTAGTGTTGTTTGGTTTTATATTTTCTATTCCTTCATTGTTCTTTATATGGGAGGATTGCTTGATTTTCCGGAGTGGATCGCTAACTTGTCACCATTTGGGCATACCCCTCAACTCCCGGTCGATGAGATGGCGTGGATGCCGATGATTGTGCTGACCATTCTCGCGGTAGGACTGATCATCGCCGGTTTTATCGGATATCAAAAACGGGATATTCATGGGTGA